A window of the Callospermophilus lateralis isolate mCalLat2 chromosome 7, mCalLat2.hap1, whole genome shotgun sequence genome harbors these coding sequences:
- the LOC143404965 gene encoding LOW QUALITY PROTEIN: zinc finger CW-type PWWP domain protein 1 (The sequence of the model RefSeq protein was modified relative to this genomic sequence to represent the inferred CDS: inserted 4 bases in 3 codons; deleted 1 base in 1 codon; substituted 3 bases at 3 genomic stop codons) — MTALQKKEECGKGSKKTFAPHTQKLHSMIPRGPNSHREETLGISSPVAEAKASPPKARLEKEEKXATEDGPGVGQEKKGKAQDKPAQKKEKGKSSLTNAEFEEIVQIVLQKSLQECLEMGSSLNFAETSCVQTDSQSDKEPGIASATDNDNAVGERKMVPHTPETSASVEDVLEIRTSKSAQLVPAPSEKIINRLSLSKRKREAHIKKMEKVQGGYECREKDQPEKMIQSDSQIRGHQKGEESGFGQCLVWVXCSSPNCDKWKRLRGNIDPSILPDNWSCDQNTDLDYNCCDIPEEIWTGRESDVAYASYVPGSIICAKQNGYPWWPGMVESDPDLGENFLFASHLDSLPSKYHVTFFXEIVSRAXIPVYMLKNFQELSLELAGVKKYRNKDYSQKLVAAIMMAQKAEQINIGEWVNLFGFWSSYSGSDSNGDAKALILSVANSSVSYLEKEEEESEIEEEKEEKRDPTLPXEKTHSKKPKARRMADGQDRTLKRKIVKRPLGSESIVPPVPITGRKEGQGIXDLDQPGLKKKFQVPQTKASGTNLSQEKEVRMMPKGLTPPAHHTACPLKGKEEPRPQEPPTKEAESIPTEDEASSDLDLEQLMEDIGRESKEQGEPQHGEDAEGFPMVFFEE, encoded by the exons ATGACAGCATTGCAGAAGAAAGAAGAATGTGGAAAGGGatcaaagaaaacttttgccCCACATACACAAAAATTGCATAGCATGATACCGCGTGGTCCCAACTCACACAGAGAAGAGACCCTGGGGATCAGTTCTCCAGTGGCAGAAGCCAAGGCAAGCCCACCAAAAGCCAGGTTAGAAAAGGAGGAGA CAGCTACAGAGGATGGTCCAGGAGTTGGTCAGGAGAAAAAAGGAAAGGCTCAAGACAAGCCAGCACAGAAGAAGGAAAAGGGAAAATCAAGTCTTACCAATGCAGAATTTGAAGAGATTGTTCAGATTGTGCTTCAGAAGTCCCTTCAGGAGTGCTTGGAGATGGGATCTAGTCTTAATTTTGCAGAGACTTCCTGTGTTCAGACCGATTCCCAGTCAGACAAAGAACCAGGCATTGCTTCTGCTACTGATAATGATAATGCTGTTGGAGAGAGGAAAATGGTACCTCATACTCCAGAGACTTCAGCCTCTGTAGAAGATGTCCTAGAGATAAGAACATCTAAATCGGCCCAGCTGGTTCCTGCACCCTCTGAGAAGATAATTAATAGACTTTCCTTAAGCAAAAGAAAGAGGGAAGCTCAT attaaaaaaatggagaaagtTCAAGGTGGGTATGAGTGCAGAGAGAAAGACCAACCAGAGAAAATGATTCAGAGTGATTCTCAGATCAGAGGTCATCAAAAAGGGGAAGAAAGTGGTTTTGGTCAATGTTTAGTTTGGGTCTAGTGTTCCTCTCCAAACTGTGATAAATGGAAGCGGCTGCGTGGGAACATTGACCCTTCAATTCTCCCAGATAATTGGTCTTGTGACCAGAATACAGACTTGGATTATAATTGCTGTGATATTCCTGAGGAGATCTGGACAGGGCGTGAGAGTGATGTGGCCTATGCCTCCTATGTCCCAGGATCCATTATCTGTGCCAAGCAGAATGGTTATCCCTGGTGGCCAGGCATGGTCGAATCTGATCCTGACCTGGGGGAAAATTTTCTCTTCGCTTCTCATCTAGATTCTCTGCCTTCTAAATACCATGTGACATTTTTTTGAGAAATAGTTTCTCGTGCTTGAATCCCAGTCTACATGCTAAAGAATTTCCAGGAGCTGTCCCTGGAGCTAGCAGGAGTGAAAAAGTACAGGAATAAGGACTATAGCCAGAAACTGGTGGCAGCCATCATGATGGCTCAGAAGGCAGAACAGATCAACATTGGGGAGTGGGTCAACTTATTTGGTTTCTGGAGCTCTTACAGTGGATCTGACAGCAATGGGGATGCAAAAGCCCTAATTCTTTCTGTGGCTAACAGCTCAGTGTCCTACTtggaaaaagaagaggaggaatcagagatagaggaggagaaagaagagaagagagacCCAACTTTGCC GGAAAAAACACATTCAAAAAAGCCCAAGGCAAGACGCATGGCAGATGGACAAGACAGGACCCTGAAAAGGAAGATAGTGAAAAGACCTCTGGGCAGTGAATCCATAGTGCCTCCTGTACCCATAACgggaaggaaagaaggacaaGGAA AAGATCTGGACCAGCCAGGCCTTAAGAAAAAATTTCAAGTTCCCCAAACCAAGGCCTCAGGAACCAACTTGTCTCAGGAAAAAGAAGTTAGAATGATGCCAAAGGGCCTGACCCCACCAGCTCATCACACGGCCTGTCCCTTGAAGGGGAAAGAAGAGCCTAGACCCCAGGAACCACCGACTAAGGAGGCTGAAAGTATCCCCACTGAAGACGAAGCTTCCAGTGACCTGGACCTGGAGCAACTCATGGAAGATATTGGAAGAGAGTCCAAGGAGCAAGGGGAGCCACAGCATGGAGAGGATGCAGAGGGGTTCCCTATGGTCTTCTTTGAGGAGTAG